Proteins from a genomic interval of Lysobacter stagni:
- a CDS encoding 2-hydroxychromene-2-carboxylate isomerase gives MTPVPLTWYFDFISPFSYLQWQRLKPLLREREKAGEPVRLVPIVFAAVLDACGQKGPAEIPGKREFTYRHVLWLARQAGVTLHFPPTHPFNPLAALRLSIAAGDTPEAVDSIFDWLWTQGRAGDSVEALVPLMAALDVPAEALDADATKTALRANTDAAIAAGVYGVPTLAVNGELFWGNDAFDFALAALHDPAVLSDPEMQRVSALPVGLQRRR, from the coding sequence ATGACCCCGGTTCCGCTGACGTGGTACTTCGATTTCATCTCGCCGTTCTCCTACCTGCAGTGGCAGCGCCTGAAGCCGCTGCTGCGCGAGCGCGAGAAGGCCGGCGAGCCCGTGCGGCTGGTGCCGATCGTGTTCGCCGCGGTGCTCGATGCCTGCGGGCAGAAGGGGCCGGCGGAGATCCCGGGCAAGCGTGAATTCACCTACCGGCACGTGCTGTGGCTGGCCCGCCAGGCGGGCGTGACTCTGCACTTCCCGCCCACGCACCCCTTCAACCCCCTGGCGGCGCTGCGCCTGAGCATCGCCGCCGGCGACACGCCCGAGGCGGTGGATTCCATCTTCGACTGGCTGTGGACGCAGGGCCGCGCCGGCGACAGCGTGGAAGCGCTGGTGCCGCTGATGGCCGCGCTGGACGTCCCCGCCGAGGCGCTGGACGCCGATGCCACCAAGACCGCACTGCGGGCCAACACCGACGCGGCGATCGCCGCCGGCGTATACGGGGTGCCCACGCTGGCCGTGAACGGCGAGCTGTTCTGGGGCAACGACGCCTTCGACTTCGCTCTTGCCGCACTGCACGATCCGGCCGTCCTGTCCGACCCGGAAATGCAGCGGGTCAGCGCGCTGCCGGTCGGATTGCAGCGCCGCCGCTGA
- a CDS encoding DegV family protein yields MRIGLVVDSACDLPLQYLEQHEVTVLPITVRIGEAVLADHRDEEATLEFLHAHVAERGHEAETMPYSVQQIQDLFLKRLVIDYDYVFCMTITKTRSPIFDNAQQASFAILNDYKAVRAAAGNATPFALRVIDTQNLFAAQGVTAVEAVRLRAAGEGAPKIRARLEHLALHTQGYMVPPDLYYLRNRARAKGDRSVGLLSAALGSALDIKPILHANRGETGPVAKIKGFEPAVAKLFEHVAERVERNELLTPTMCLSFGGELEKLRALPGYDRLIGACRANNVEVFESVMSLTGMVNVGKGAVVVAFAAEGQKFTA; encoded by the coding sequence ATGCGCATCGGACTCGTTGTCGATTCCGCCTGCGACCTGCCTTTGCAATACCTGGAGCAACACGAGGTCACCGTGTTGCCCATCACCGTCCGTATCGGCGAGGCCGTCCTCGCCGACCATCGGGACGAGGAAGCCACACTCGAATTCCTGCACGCGCACGTCGCCGAGCGCGGTCATGAGGCCGAGACCATGCCGTACTCGGTTCAGCAGATCCAGGACCTGTTCCTGAAGCGTCTGGTGATCGACTACGACTACGTCTTCTGCATGACCATCACGAAGACGCGCAGTCCGATCTTCGACAACGCGCAGCAGGCGAGCTTCGCCATCCTCAACGACTACAAGGCGGTCCGCGCCGCCGCGGGCAATGCCACGCCGTTCGCGTTGCGGGTGATCGATACGCAGAACCTGTTCGCCGCCCAGGGCGTGACCGCCGTGGAAGCCGTGCGCCTGCGCGCGGCGGGTGAAGGTGCGCCGAAGATCCGCGCGCGCCTGGAACACCTGGCCCTGCACACGCAGGGATACATGGTGCCGCCGGACCTGTACTACCTGCGCAACCGCGCGCGCGCCAAGGGCGACCGCAGCGTCGGTTTGCTCAGCGCCGCGCTGGGCAGCGCGCTGGACATCAAGCCGATCCTGCACGCCAACCGCGGCGAGACCGGCCCGGTGGCGAAGATCAAGGGCTTCGAACCGGCGGTGGCCAAGCTGTTCGAACACGTCGCCGAGCGCGTGGAACGCAACGAGCTGCTCACGCCCACGATGTGCCTGAGCTTCGGCGGCGAGCTGGAGAAGCTGCGCGCCCTGCCCGGCTACGACCGTCTGATCGGTGCCTGTCGCGCGAACAACGTGGAAGTGTTCGAAAGCGTCATGAGCCTGACCGGCATGGTCAACGTCGGCAAGGGCGCCGTCGTGGTGGCCTTCGCGGCGGAAGGCCAGAAGTTCACGGCGTGA
- the fghA gene encoding S-formylglutathione hydrolase: MQRIEHRACFGGWQHVYRHASRVLQCEMNFAVYLPPQAEHRSCPVLYWLSGLTCTEQNFITKVGAQRYAAEHGVIVVAPDTSPRGPGVADADGYDIGQGAGFYVNATQAPWASHYRMFDYVSQELPDLVEAQFPATKARAISGHSMGGHGALVLALKNPGRYRSVSAFSPIVAPTQVPWGEKAFTAYLGEDRDAWAAWDATALVATAQERLPLLIDQGEADEFLSSQLQPEKLRDACAASGHPLDLRLRAGYDHSYYFIASFIGEHIAHHAKALND; the protein is encoded by the coding sequence ATGCAACGCATCGAACATCGCGCGTGCTTCGGCGGCTGGCAGCACGTGTACCGGCACGCGTCCAGGGTCCTGCAGTGCGAGATGAACTTCGCCGTGTACCTGCCGCCGCAGGCGGAGCACCGCTCGTGCCCGGTGCTGTACTGGCTGAGCGGGCTGACCTGCACCGAGCAGAACTTCATCACCAAGGTCGGTGCGCAACGTTATGCGGCCGAGCACGGCGTGATCGTGGTCGCGCCGGACACCAGTCCGCGCGGCCCCGGCGTGGCCGATGCCGACGGCTACGACATCGGCCAGGGCGCGGGCTTCTACGTCAACGCCACGCAGGCGCCGTGGGCGTCGCACTACCGCATGTTCGACTACGTTTCGCAGGAACTTCCGGATCTGGTCGAGGCGCAGTTCCCGGCGACGAAGGCGCGCGCGATCAGTGGGCATTCGATGGGCGGGCACGGCGCGCTGGTGCTCGCATTGAAGAACCCGGGGCGCTATCGCAGCGTGTCGGCGTTCTCGCCGATCGTCGCGCCGACGCAGGTGCCGTGGGGCGAGAAGGCATTCACTGCCTATCTGGGCGAGGATCGCGATGCATGGGCGGCATGGGACGCGACCGCGCTGGTGGCGACCGCGCAGGAGCGTTTGCCGTTGCTGATCGACCAGGGTGAAGCGGACGAGTTCCTCTCCTCGCAACTGCAACCGGAGAAGCTGCGCGATGCCTGCGCGGCATCGGGCCATCCGCTCGATCTGCGCCTGCGTGCGGGTTACGACCACAGCTACTACTTCATCGCCAGCTTCATCGGTGAGCACATCGCGCATCACGCGAAGGCATTGAACGACTGA
- a CDS encoding S-(hydroxymethyl)glutathione dehydrogenase/class III alcohol dehydrogenase, with protein sequence MKSRAAVAFAAGQPLQIVEIDVAPPKAGEVLVKITHTGVCHTDAFTLSGDDPEGLFPCVLGHEGAGVVVEVGEGVTSVKPGDHVIPLYTAECGECLFCKSGKTNLCVSVRATQGKGMMPDGTTRFSYNGQPVYHYMGCSTFSEYTVVAEVSLAKINPEANHEQVCLLGCGVTTGIGAVHNTAKVQEGDTVAVFGLGGIGLAVIQGARQAKAGRIIAIDTNPAKFELARSMGATDCVNPKDFDKPVQQVIVEMTGWGVDHSFECIGNVNVMRAALECAHRGWGQSVIIGVAGAGQEISTRPFQLVTGRKWMGTAFGGVKGRTQLPGMVEDAMRGDIELAPFVTHTRTLSDINEAFDLMHEGKSIRTVIHF encoded by the coding sequence ATGAAATCCCGTGCCGCCGTCGCCTTTGCCGCTGGCCAGCCCCTGCAGATCGTCGAGATCGACGTCGCGCCGCCGAAAGCCGGCGAGGTGCTGGTGAAGATCACGCACACCGGTGTGTGCCACACCGACGCCTTCACGCTGAGCGGCGACGATCCCGAAGGCCTGTTCCCGTGCGTACTGGGTCATGAAGGCGCGGGCGTGGTGGTGGAAGTGGGTGAGGGCGTCACCAGCGTCAAGCCGGGCGATCACGTCATTCCGCTGTACACGGCCGAATGCGGAGAATGCTTGTTCTGCAAGTCGGGCAAGACCAATCTGTGCGTTTCCGTGCGCGCGACGCAGGGCAAGGGCATGATGCCCGACGGCACCACGCGCTTCTCCTACAACGGTCAACCCGTGTACCACTACATGGGCTGCTCGACCTTCAGCGAGTACACCGTCGTGGCGGAAGTCTCGCTGGCGAAGATCAACCCGGAGGCCAACCACGAACAGGTCTGCCTGCTCGGTTGCGGCGTCACCACGGGCATCGGCGCGGTGCACAACACGGCGAAGGTGCAGGAAGGCGACACCGTGGCGGTGTTCGGCCTGGGCGGCATCGGGCTTGCGGTGATCCAGGGCGCGCGCCAGGCGAAGGCCGGTCGCATCATCGCCATCGATACCAACCCCGCCAAGTTCGAGCTGGCGCGTTCGATGGGCGCGACCGACTGCGTGAATCCGAAGGATTTCGACAAGCCCGTGCAGCAGGTGATCGTGGAGATGACCGGCTGGGGCGTGGATCACTCCTTCGAATGCATCGGCAACGTCAACGTGATGCGCGCGGCGCTGGAGTGTGCGCACCGGGGCTGGGGCCAGTCGGTGATCATCGGCGTCGCCGGCGCAGGGCAGGAGATCAGCACGCGGCCGTTCCAGCTGGTCACCGGCCGCAAATGGATGGGCACCGCGTTCGGAGGCGTGAAGGGTCGCACCCAGCTGCCCGGCATGGTCGAGGACGCGATGCGTGGCGACATCGAACTGGCACCGTTCGTCACCCATACGCGCACGCTGTCCGACATCAACGAAGCCTTCGACCTGATGCACGAAGGCAAGTCCATCCGCACCGTCATCCACTTCTGA